ATGCAGCATTGTGCTAAATCATGCTTAAAGAGATACCTTTTTTATATCaagttttttggccatgacatacatgtaaatccCTACTCCCTGTGAATGacaatgtacaaaatatagtttacctgtagaagtttcagcttcattggttgtcaagtttttgagaaaaaaaaaagaaaaaaaagtgaacatcacagagcaatgttttcaagagAGCCGCGTAAACCCTGTAAAATTATATATTGGAAAttgatttattcatttctcaaaaactacagcaccccagcaagtaatacttcaagggaaactttctaccatcattatcttaaaaccgtataaaaaaagtttaatgaaaaatctgtggacgtttgtgctttacaaaaagtacccaaaccattTAAAGGTATGGTCATAGATTGATTGTTATCACATTGTATATGCTGACTTATAAGCAACATTGTAAAGACAGAAACAATGAAAATCACATGAAGATTTCACTGCTGAATACAGTGCCTAtaaaaggaaagaaaattacacCACAAGCCATGACACACACACACTGTTATTAGGGCAGAGCTGCtaacattggtttttgaaaatcaggaagattttatttttaagtcagAAAGACTCAATCTCAGCACGCGTCACGACGATTTTTGCGGACATAAAAACCAATATTCATGTACAGACATAtacatttgaaatattactaaagaatattgctgtttatgttttaaatgttttgcacaTGTTTCTAGTTTTGAAGCACTGTCGGGAAACATTCGTCTAAAAAGAGGACCAGCATGGTCAGAAGATGCAACGTTTAAGTTATGTTCAATTATAAACCCTGTGAATAAAGTTTCCGCCTTTATTATACTGCTGTCATCAGAGcccgattaaaaaaaaaaaatctgcaatgCCTAGCGTGTTGGATCGTGCTGTTGCACTACTGCAATGTTTGTCGGAATCTATGTGTCTCAATATGTCATTTCGTCCGCCGTATTTCACAGATACCTCTGAATTGCACGTAGTGCAAAAGGCATGGTTTTCATcctttgatgatttctttatacaAGGCCATTCTTTGTGGTAGtcttctttgtatttttgagCGTATTTAATTTTCTTCAGCGACTTATCAGTTGCTCTGCTGGGCGGCGCCATTTTGCTTTACATTCCCAACCacgttcccagtggtgtacgatGTAGCAGCGTCATTTGCTCGATCGTGGGCAGTGCGTCGCAACGATCCCACACGAGTATTACGCCACTGTAAGTGCAATCATCTATTGCAGGGGTTAGTCACGAGAGGTATCGACATAGCGCGCTACCCATGGTGGCGAGGTTGATCAGTGCCAAACATAGCATGCACATGTATGGATGGCAGAAGACGAAACTACGGTTAGAACAACTTTTTCTGCGCATCCTATGCACACGCGCAAACGTTATACACACACGGGCCACGGCGGAGGACTAGgaaatttgtcaattttattattttttcattaacaGGTTGGGGATCCGGGAGATTTTGATTGCTTGCGGGATGACGGAAGATTGCCGTCAAATACGGGAGTCTTCCGCAAAATCCggaagagttggcagctctgttaGGGGTCTTGTCAAAACTCATCCTGGACAGACCACCGGACGAGGCTCATCCGATGTCAATTTTTTGTCGGACGGGCCATAGACCCCCCGTTGTTTCCAGTACATAGCAATCTTAGACACTcttgggttttgtacacaaatgataTCTGGTGAAGGCCAGACACTGTGAGCTCGTCATATAGCCCATCCAATAAAGGAATCACTACTGTACTAGGGAATTCAACATGGGACGAGAAACCTGGTCCTGGACGGGCGCCTTCCGATGGCTGTCCAGGACAAGTTTTGACAAGGTCCCTTACCTCAACTCCTTCCTCCAATCCTGACAAGATAGCATGATGTAACATCTTCTTCTCTTCCgcctgaaaaaaataaataataaaataaaaaataaaataaaaaattgggtATCTAAAATGATCTGATAAGTCCCCTGTGTAGAGTAGAGGGCTTCAACCACTttcttaagcctggttcatacttcctgcgaatgtcatatgaattttgatgtcacatcctgcaaaaacagccatgtgatgtcAAAACAACTTCAACTACCCTGGTAAGtcttctttttaaagccattggacactttcggaacagaaaaagaattaaaagttcacagatttacaaataacttacagggtttacagaaggtaatggtaaaagacttgtcttgaagtattattccatgaaatgctttactttttgagaaaacattaaaacaatatagaTTCTCGACATCGAGTTTTACGgatgtattttaaacacatgtcatgacatggcgaaaagtgcggaaacaagggtgggttttcccgttattttctcccgactccgatgactgattaagcctaaatttttacaggtttgttattttatgtataagttgtactacactaagtgtgggcctggacaatactgtttaccgaaagtgtccaatggctttaaagtgacAACTGTCTAGCCTAAAAAATGCactgaaggtacatgtagtacacatgGTGCTGAGGCAAACCAATCATGCTTTGAATGAAGCAAGGCATATTATACACCTTTAAGTCAAAAGTCTGTTGGTTGagatgtttgttgttttatatatggATAGATAAAAGAGGTTATCTTGGTGAAGATAAATTTCTTAAAGATTGACTATGGCTAAGTATAATGTACCTCAATAGCAGTTTTGCATTTGCGATTGCTTCTTCTTACGGGGAAGTAGTCCTTTAGCGTTACGGACGGGGATTGGACTTGCTTGGCTTGCCTGTGTAGaaacaagagaagaaaaaaacgaaaaGGATTTTTTAATAATGGCCACAGTATGGAGTCAAGAGGGGTCCACAATGGAAGGCCATTcagtcatttcatttcatttaataatTCTGGTTGTATGTCCAATAACTcacagaaaagcgaacttaatggGTGTAACTAGCTAAGAACCCAAAAGAGGAAGTAAATTTCAGTCtgaaaaccccagagaactgTTCTATGGAAAACTTGTGCAATCAGGTGGCctgggactgaaaacccaatccacacagtGCCCCACCAcaggtggaaggcaaggcacGATACCACCAACCCAAATGCCCGCCAGTCATGCCATGCAAAACTTGAGGGGGTAAAACATGCTAGCGTGGATACccaagcacagaattccctgcttccgcaagcgctgcttcttcttcgtttttaaacgccaaaaatctaaaaaattaCTTACCTGGCTGCTTTTGATCGTCTCTTGCCCTTTCTGCtggtctttcctccttccttggTGTCTGCGCTTCTGCTAGTGGTGTTCGTGGCTTCAGACCCGACAGCTTTATCATCCTCCTCTTTGCCTACTTGGTCACTAGTATAGTCAAGCTTCTGGGCTGCTTTTGGCCGGAGATCCCTCTCCTCTGGGTTTGGGTTGCTGGGCGTGGGTTGGTTGTGGGGGGATGAGGGACGAGGGCGTCGTTGGGTAGACCTAGCAGGCGGCTGGATACACTCCTTCGTTGGTGTGGTGTCGGGTGTGATTAAGCCCAAGAGCGGTAGTGATGCCACTGTTCAGCAACAGAGAAACATGCAAGAAACAGTTACCGCATTGCAGTGTCCCTTCATTACATGAAAGCTCAATTAAGAACATACAAGTTTGGCAACAAAACTATGAACAAACATCCTTTTCAGTGAGTAGGTGTCTTTAATATTGAATTAGTTGGGTCATTAAGCTTTTATtgatgagcagttaatctgcctgggacagtcagcagccctactggtttgtTCACGATCCCAATAAGTCctctgtttggaaaaggaattacatgtacatggagataacaggtgtgagttacCAGAGAAAAAGGATGTTTGATTCTGACCTCTTTCTTTAATTGCTCGCTTTTCTGTaatgattttgtgcttattaaCAACCCCCCAGTATTTGTGCAGCTTGTGTCTCCATCTTTTTCTATGGCACCCTCTATTCAGGTTGTTCTCATTTGGCGTCTGAAGGAATAATATagacaataagcctttttgaggtatggcgaaCGTGATAGGaatgtactgtttggtttaggtgtatacacacaaactTACCAATACATTAGTGTTGTAGGCTTATGGGTCAATAGACAACAAATATATAATTACCATCTGACTCTTCTCCCATGGTACCCTGCACAGTGTCTTCATTATTTGGATCCCCTCTCGCTGGTAGTAGATCCTTTTGGTGAAGTCTTCCCTCGGGGCTTTTGGGAAAATAGCTGGTTATCTTACCAGACTTGTCGGCAGGCGATTGCATCTgacacaaaaaaggaaaaaagttaCTGATGCTGTCAGTAATTAGGGTATAAAATTAATTGTATAAACCGACAGGTCTTCGttcatttaaatttgttgtttactttaggCCGACTTCCTCAGAGTTACCCTAGGGCAGTACACCCACATcccaaaattgaaaatttccgATACTTGGCAACTTGCAGAGGTTGGGGCTAATGCAGGACTAACTGAATGTCTGAAAATACACCACACGTGCCAGACCACTGGACTTGTCCGGTCGTGATACTGACCCAAGGCCAAGTTCAGTTGGTGTttcccttacaccgatgtgtctgCGTCAGCATTTTATAGTAcgcagtactttcccccgagttctgtaaacaaaatatcatcCAGGCATACTTTGccactctagagcagtgtcttaccaagtagaccaccaagattgtcCGGAAGCTATGAGGCAGTTTAAATCTATTGTTTATTTTAGGGGATGAAGATGTTTatcttgatgcaaatttaatatttattaaagcTAAAATCAGTGCGTGTTAATGTTCAGCCCCGACACAGCAGAATCTGCATTTCTTCTTGGCCTGGCTGATTTCTGCTCCAAATTATTTGATACGGGAAATttgtttctgattttatttttaccacGTCTTTCTCATCATTCTGTGCATAGAACGAGTCTTCTCTTTTGAACTTTGGTGATTTGACCGATGGTGAATTTCCGGGAACTGTCATGATGGATGAAACAGTAGAATTAGATTCAGGGACCACTGCAACTTTCTTTGGTTTACGACCTcctgtgaaacaaaaacaaaaaacaaataacaaaaccaaatttttcaaaagtaaaacttgttaaaagtattttgtatattttttaatttatagttTTAATTAAACTAATCAAATCTGTCATTAAATCTTTAaatctttaatttaatttttaattaaaacttaaATTCAAGACATTGTTTACAGTTACTAAGGGCTTTTTTAGGCCTAGACTCTACTCCTGAACTGCTTGAACTATGAGTATGACTATGATCTGTATGAGGTTTCGTTCTGCTATCCTCTACCATAACATAACGTTACCGGAGACTCTAGCGGAACGAAACCTTTAATATAGGCCCTACTTCTAGGATTTAGGAGCTAGGCTGCCTACACTCAGTCCTGtcaaaataattcaatttaaaaattaaatttcaatttaaagccattggaccctttcggtaaacagtgttgtccaaggcccacactttgtgtaccacaacctctatatcaaataacaaacctgtgaaaatttaggctcaatcggtcatcggagtcgggagaaaacaacggaaaaacccacccttgtttccgcgcgtgtcatgacatgtgtttaaaataaatctgtaaatctcgatatcgagaatttatattgttttgctgttttctcaaaaagtaaagcatttcatggaataatatttcaagagaagtctttcaccattgccttctgtaaaccctgtaagttatttgtaaatctgtgaacttttattttttttctggtccaatggctttaacgtttATTTCCATATTTGGTGCAAAAAACAGAGGATAAATGATAATGAACAAATTTAATAGAACTTAGAATAGAACTTAGAATATTGATCCTCAATCAAGGACATGTCAAGCATGTCATTGTTGTCAAGCGACAAGAGTAACTAACTTACTTACTTAGTTAGTAAagagatcttttttttttaactggttCTAAAATCTAAACTAAactaagatttttttttgtagagttAGGCTTAGGGGGTAAtagtaatacaaaataatttaatgtaTCACAAAATGTGTCGTTCTGGCACATTATTCTCAAATACGATTGAGGCAGAACATTGGGGTGGCGTGGTTAGGATTTCTGTGTATTGTCCGTAATCTGGACAAATCGGCAGGCAAACAAACTGTCACTTACTTTTCCCCATATTGTCAGTTTACGGTCACAAAGATCCACTGGATGCTCCAAAAAGATG
Above is a genomic segment from Asterias rubens chromosome 5, eAstRub1.3, whole genome shotgun sequence containing:
- the LOC117290995 gene encoding N-lysine methyltransferase KMT5A-like, producing the protein MGKRGRKPKKVAVVPESNSTVSSIMTVPGNSPSVKSPKFKREDSFYAQNDEKDVMQSPADKSGKITSYFPKSPEGRLHQKDLLPARGDPNNEDTVQGTMGEESDVASLPLLGLITPDTTPTKECIQPPARSTQRRPRPSSPHNQPTPSNPNPEERDLRPKAAQKLDYTSDQVGKEEDDKAVGSEATNTTSRSADTKEGGKTSRKGKRRSKAARQAKQVQSPSVTLKDYFPVRRSNRKCKTAIEAEEKKMLHHAILSGLEEGVEVNDIVGKGRGVIATKVFMKGDFVVEYHGDHIDTKTARKRESEYAADPSIGCYMYYYQYNNKAYCVDATHESGRIGRLLNHSKSGNCTTKLISINSTPYLILVAAKTISVGEELVYDYGDRDKESLQSHPWLAL